One Pseudobacteroides sp. genomic window, AGATATCCTAAGCGACATTGATATCTCTGAAATGATACGTTTCCACAAGGAAAAGGGAGCCCTTGCAACCATTGCGGTAACGCAGGTTGACAATCCTTCAGCCTATGGAGTGATTGAGCATGATAAAAACGGATTCGTTACTGCCTTCAAGGAAAAGCCCCAGCCCCATGAAAGCAGCTCCAACCTGATCAATGCAGGTGTGTATATATTTGAACCGCAGCTTTTGGACGAAATTCCTTCTGGAAGGGCAGTGTCCATTGAAAGGGAAACATATCCGCTGCTCCTTCAAAAAGGATTTAAGATAGCAGTTTATAACCGGTGCTCCTATTGGCTTGACCTGGGTACACCCGAAAAATACCTTAAGGCTCATAATGATATCCTTGAAGGGAATTTGCAGATTGGTAACCATGACTTTAACAAAAATCTGCAATGCATCAGCAAGACGGCGAAGATAAGCCATAACGCAAAGATAATCGGGCCAGTGTATATAGGGGATAATGTTGAAATCGGCTCCTTTGCAGTTATAGGCCCGGATACTGCCTTGTGCGATGACTCTTCAGTTGGCATGGGTGCCAAGGTTGTAGGAAGTGTGGTCTGGGATCATGTTCATGTCGGAGGCGGAGCATCGGTTGTAAACTCAGTGGTTATGTCCAATTGCAGAGTTGATCGAAATAGTGAAGAGTATAATACTGTTTTGACAGAAAACTTCAGTCATCCGATAGCAGTGTAGAAAAGACAGCTTTAGCGAAAAAATGTGGACATTCCTCAACGTAAAAGGAATACTTTCAGAGAGGTGTGTCTCTTACAACAATAAAAAGGAGGTTTGGGCATGGTTTCAAACAGAATACGGAATGTGGCATTTTTAAGTACTTACCCTTCAAGGGAATGCGGACTTGCAACCTTTACCCAGGACCTTGTAAGGGAGCTTGATAACGTTAGTCTTTTAAATAAGCCAAAGGTTATCGCCGTGAGTAATAATGATTACAGCTACAGCGACAGGGTTATCATGGAGCTTTGGCAGCATGACAGGGAAAGCTATATCAACACAGCAGAGGCTATTAACAATTCAAATATAGAGCTTCTTGTAATAGAGCATGAGTACGGCATATTTGGTGGAGAGGCAGGCGAATACATACTTGACCTGGTTGACAACCTGCAAATACCATTTGTCACCACACTTCACACAGTACTTCCCAGACCTTCTGAAAAGCAAAGGGAAATACTGGAGCTGCTTGGCGAAAAAAGTGCTAAGATTATCACTATGGCAAAAAATACAAAGCCTATCCTTGAGAAGGTTTATGGTATAGACCCGTCAAAAATAGAGGTGATACACCATGGTGTACCCTACAGGATTCTCGAGTCAAGAGATACTCTGAAAGAAAAGCAAGGTCTTTCGGGTCGTAGCGTTGTCAGCACCTTCGGACTTTTAAGTCCAGGCAAAGGGCTGGAATATGGCATAGAAGCCATTGCAAAGGTGGCTAAGGAGCATAAGGACATTGTCTACCTGATTCTTGGACAGACACACCCATGTGTAAAAAAAGAGTCGGGCGAAGAATACAGGGAAAAGCTGATGGAATTGGTAGACAGGCTAGGAATAAAGGAGCATGTATGGTTTGTAGATAAATACCTTTCAAAGGATGAAATTATACACTATCTCCAGTTGTCGGACATCTACATGACACCGTACCTTGGAAAAGATCAAGCAGTCAGCGGAACCCTGGCTTACGCTGTCGGGTATGGAAGGGTCATAGTATCCACACCTTACAGTTATGCAAAGGAAATGCTTTCAGAGGGCAGAGGACTTCTGGCAGAGTTTAACGATGCCCATTCACTGGCAAGACATATCAAGTATGTATTAAAAAATCCAGAAGCTAAAAAGGAAATGGAAAGACGGACCTTGAGTGTTGGCAGGACTATGATGTGGGGTAATGTTGCAAATCATTATACAAAGCTCTTTATAGATACTCTTGAAGAAATGAAGCTTGTGGGCAGCATGGTGGTATGATGGGAAGGCTTTATATTAGTGAAGTTTTGAAGGACGACCACATCTTCCGGCTAACCGATGATACCGGAATGCTGCAGCACTCAAAATATTCCATTCCAGACCCGAACCATGGCTATACAACTGATGACAATGCCAGAGCATTGATTATGGCACTGATGCTGTATGGCAGATATGAAAAGAAGAAATACCTTGATCTTGTTTATAGGTATGCATCCTTTATATTAAACGCACAAAATAAAGAGGGCAAATTTAAAAACTTTATGAGCTATGACAGGAAATGGCTTGAGGAGGAAGGCTCGGAGGATTGCTTTGGTAGATGTCTGTGGGCGTTGGGATTTGCGCTTTTCAATGAATATACCCCTAAAGGGGTTAAGTACGGGCTTGCACATATACTAAAAAATGCGATGCCTCATGTGACTTCTCTCAATTCACCAAGGGCAAAGGCATATTCCATCATAGGTCTTTCCCACCTTGAAGGCGAAGATGCGAGAAGGCTTGTTTTTGAAGCAGCTCAGTCCCTTTGCCGCCAGTATGAGGAGTACAGGGACGGAGATTGGAAGTGGTTTGAGAATATTGTAGCATATTGCAATAATGTTCTTCCATGGTCGCTCATATCTGCTTACAGGGCTACAGGAGAAAAGAGATTTCTTGATATAGCCGAGGAAAGCCTGGAGTTTCTTGGCGGGGTAACCTTTAAGGATGGATATTTCAAGCCTGTAGGCTGTAATGGATGGCTTTTGAAGGGAGGGCACCCGGCTGAGTTCGATGAGCAGACGGTGGAAGCCTGTGAAGGAGTTTTAACCTATCTGGAGGCTTATGAAGCAACCGGAAAAAAGAAATATTTACATAAGGCGAAAAGCTGTCATGCATGGTACGAGGGTGTCAACTCCAAGGGAATCAGCCTTGTCGACAGCGAAACGGGAGGCTGCTATGACGGACTGACCCAGCAGGGTGTAAACCTGAATATGGGAGCGGAAAGCCTTGTTTCGTATGTAATATCGTATATGAAAATATCTGAGGTTAATGTGTGAGAAAAGGAGTGAGGCAAAATGAGCAGTATAAACGAAGGAATTTTCAGACAATACGATATACGGGGTATATACAATGAAGATTTGACGGCAAAGGACGCAGAGCTTATCGGAAAAGCCTTTGGAACCTATATCAAAAGAAAAGGGGAGATAGAAGCTGTTGTAGGTAAGGATAACAGGAAATCCTCTCCCGAGCTCTTCAACAGCTTGGTAAAGGGGCTTCTGGATACAGGCATAAATGTAAAGGATATCGGAGTGGTGGTATCCCCCATATTCTACTACGCCACACACCTATATAACATAAAATCAGGCATTATGATTACGGCAAGCCATAACCCTGCAAAATATAACGGCTTCAAGGTGCAGTATGACGGCAGGACATTATATGGTGAAGAGCTACAGGATATCAAAAGGATGATTCAAGAGGATGATTTTGATAGCGGACAGGGAAAGCTGACTGTACAATCTCCTGTGAAGGACTATATAAGTATGGTAAAGGAAAAAATCAAGCTTCCGGGACGTAGGCTCAAGGTTGTGGTAGACTGCGGCAATGGTACAGCGGGGCTTTTTGCACCCAAGCTTCTTAAGGAGTTGGGCTGTGAGGCTATACCCCTTTATTGCGATTCCAACCCGGATTTCCCCAACCATTTTCCCGACCCGGTAAAGCCGGAAAACCTAAAGGATTTAATAAAGGCTGTCAAGGCCAACAAGGCAGATCTTGGGGTAGGCTTTGACGGGGATGGAGACCGGCTTGGGGTTGTTGACAACCAGGGTAACATCATATGGGGAGACATGCTGATGATCCTTTTCTGGAGGGAGATACTGCCCAAGCACCCAGGCACTCCTGCCATTGTTGAGGTGAAGTGCTCCGAAACACTGGTGGACGAGGTAAAAAGACTCGGAGGGCAGCCTATATTCTACAAGACCGGCCATTCTCTCATAAAGGCAAAAATGAAGGAAATTAATGCAGTATTTACCGGAGAAATGTCCGGACATATGTTCTTTGCGGATGAGTATTTCGGGTATGATGATGCATTCTATGCATGTGCAAGGCTATTAAGAATCCTGTCTGGAAGCAGCAAGTCCTTAAGCGAGCTTTTGGCAGATGTGCCTAAAACCTATGCAACCCCTGAAATCAGGGTTGAGTGCACAGAGGAAGAAAAGCTCTTTTATGTGGGCAAGGCAAAAACATATTTTAAGGCTTCAGGCAATAACATCATTGATATAGATGGAGTTCGTGTACAGTTTGGTGACGGCTGGGGGTTGGTCAGAGCGTCAAATACAGGTCCTGAGCTTATCGTGCGGTGCGAGGCCAGAACTCCCGAGCGTCTTGAGCAGATAAAAAAGGAAATATCCGATTCAATCTGCCCGTTGAAGGTGGCTTAAAAGCATCAAGCTTTTAACAATATACTAAATTTAAATAAAAAGCATACGAAAGGAGTCGGTTGATTTATGAACATTAAACCGCTGGGTACCAGGGTACTCTTGAAGGAAATTGAAAGTGAAGAAACAACAAAAAGCGGAATTGTGCTTCCGTCCAACGCCAAGGAAAAGCCCTATATGGCTGAGGTGGTTGAAATCGGTCCGGGTGAGGTGAAGGATGGAAAGGAAATTAAAATGGTTGTGAAAAAAGGTGACCGGGTTCTTTACAGCAAATATGCCGGAACAGAGGTCAAGCTGGATAACGAAAAATATCTTTTAGCGAAGCAGGATGATATCCTGGCAGTAATCGAGTAAGGAGGTTGATTTATAATGGCTGCAAAAATAATTGCATTTGATGAAAAGGCGAGAAGATCCATTGAAGCAGGTGTAAACAAGCTTGCAGACGCCGTCAAGGTTACCTTGGGACCCAAAGGAAGAAATGTGGTGCTGGAGAAAAAATACGGTTCTCCTACCATTACCAACGATGGTGTTACCATAGCAAAGGAAATTGAGCTGGAAGACCCTTATGAGAATATGGGGGCGCAGCTTGTAAAGGAGGTTGCCAGCAAAACAAATGATATTGCCGGTGACGGAACAACCACAGCTACACTTCTTGCACAGGCTATTGTGAGGGAGGGGCTTAAAAATGTTGCCTCCGGGGCTAATCCCATTATATTGAAAAAGGGAATGGAAAAGGCAGTTGAAAAAGCGGTTGAAAGCATAAAAAAGAACAGCCAGAAGCTGAAGGGCAAGGATGACATGGCTTTTGTAGCCACCATCTCATCAGGGGATGAAAAAATTGGCCAGCTTATTGCAGATGCAATGGAAAAGGTAACAGCAGAGGGAGTTATCACCATTGAAGAGAACAAGGCATCTGACACCATTATTGAAGTTGTCGAGGGAATGCAGTTTGACAAAGGTTATGTATCTCCCTATATGGTTACAGACAATGAAAAAATGGAGGCTTTACTGGAAGACCCATACATCCTCATTACCGACAAAAAGATAAACAATGTTCAGGATTTGCTTCCTGCCCTTGAGCTGGTAGTAAAAAACGGCGGCAAAATGCTCCTGATCGCAGAGGACGTGGAAGGGGATGCACTGGCAACCCTTGTGGTCAACAAGCTTCGTGGCACATTCACCTGTGTGGCTGTGAAAGCACCGGGCTTTGGTGACAGAAGGAAGGAAATGCTTCGGGATATTGCTATCCTTACAGGCGGTGAAGTCATATCAGAAGAGGTTGGCATGAACATAAAGGAAATCAAGCTAGAATGGTTTGGTAAGGCGAAATCTGTCAAGGTGCAAAAGGAAAACACCATTATTGTAAATGGTGCAGGAAATTCCAAGGCCATCCGTGACAGGGTGGAATCCATCAAGAAGCAGATCGAGCTTACCACCTCAAGCTACGACAAGGAAAAGCTCAACGAAAGACTGGCTAAGCTTGCGGGAGGTGTAGCTGTCATCAGAGTGGGAGCAGCTACCGAAACAGAAATGAAGGAAAAGAAATACAGGGTGGAGGATGCCTTGAATGCAACCAGGGCTGCTGTGGAGGAAGGTATTGTTCCAGGCGGCGGTACAGCATATATCAATACACTTCCAGACATCAAAGAGCTGGTTAACACTCTCCATGGGGATGAGAAGACTGGAGCGTCCATCATACTCAGGGCTCTTGAAGAGCCTCTCCGCCAGATTGCAATAAATGCCGGGATTGATGGCTCAGTTATTGTTGAAAAAGTGAAGAACAACGATAAAGGAATAGGCTTTGATGCGGCTAAGGAAGAGTATGTGGATATGTTCAAGGCCGGTATTGTAGACCCTGTCAAGGTTACAAGGTCTGCGCTACAGAATGCGGCTTCGGTGGCAGCTATGATTCTGACTACCGAAAGTGCTGTAGCTGAAAAGCCTGAGAAGAAGAAAGCACCTTCTATGCCTGCTGGTGATATGGATTATTAAGACTTATAGTGGGATAGGAAATATACGCCAGCCACTGGAGGTACTGGAGGTACTGGTGGCTGGCTTTCCTCCCATGAAGGTGGAGCGGAAGGAGGAAGATATATGTGGGGCGGCTTCTATGATACTGTCATCTACTTTATGCTGTATGCGTTTGTTGGCTGGGTTGTTGAGGTTGCCTATGCTGCTTACAAGGAAAAACGGTTTGTAAACAGGGGTTTTCTGGCCGGACCCATATGTCCCATCTATGGATTTGGAGCTCTATTGATTTTGGGGCTTGATAGGTTTATCAAGTCCGGGTCAATGCCTTTTTACATGAGTATAGCTTCAGCAGTAGTTATTACAACCTTTCTGGAGTATGTAACAGGATACGTTATGGAAAAGCTCCTGGATATCAAGGCTTGGGATTACAGTGGAGAGGTATTGAACCTGCATGGCCGGATTTGCCTTAAGTTTTCCTTGTTCTGGGGAATTCTTGCATATGTGCAGTTGACAGTCCTGCAGCCTGTGCTCTCGATATATGTGAATGCAGCAGCTCAGCCAATCAAGCAGATTATTGCCGTGCTGTTGCTTGGTATGATAATAATCCATACCGCTAAAGCATTGGTCAGAATGGATACCGTAAGGCAGAGCATTGGTGACTTTAAAATATCGGCGTATTTTCACAGACAGAAGTCCTTTAAAGTGTAGCTTTAATACTTAACCCTTTATAAGATAAAATATTCCAAAAAATTAAGAAATTTTGAGATTTCAGAAGATAAACTTATAAAAATCAAACTCAGTGCAAATAAAAGTCAAAGATAGTCAAAGTCGAAAGTTGAAAAAGCAATATGAAAATTGTATAACTAATAGTGTAAGGAACGAATAAGAATAAAAATGAACTGAGATGATTGGAGGTGTTGTTTATGTTCGGATTGGTTCCATTTGAAAGAAAGGGCAGAGGTGTTCAAAGGAGAAACGGTGACTATTTTGACATTGACAGCATTTTTGAGAATTTCTTCAACGATGCGGTTCTTCCTTCCTTCTACAGAAACAGCAGCCAGATGAAAGTGGACATCAGGGAAACCGAAAGGGAATTTATTCTCGAGGCAGAGCTTGCAGGCTTTTGCAAGGAAGATGTCCATATAGATGCAACAGAAGACAGGCTTACTATCTCGGTTAAAGGAAAGGAACAGAAGGGAGAAGCTGAAAACGTATATGTAAGGAAGGAAAGAAAAGCGCTGGCAATGGAAAGAAGCTTTGCAATTTCAAATATTGCAACGGATAAGATATCCGCCAAAATGGAGAATGGAATTCTCACCGTTACACTGCCCAAGGTGGAGCAGGTACAGCAAAAAACCAGGAAAATTGATATTAAATAAAACCACAAGCTAAACTTTAATTCAATCATTATGGAGGTGTTATGTATGTCAAGCTTGATACCGTTTGAAAGGAAAAACAATGGAGTACAAAGAAAAAATGGCAGTCTGTTCGATCTCTTTGATATGGACAGGGTATTTGAAAATTTCTTCAACGACACGGTTTTTCCATCTCACTTCAATAACAGCGGACAGATGAGAGTGGACATCAGTGAAAATGACAGGGAATATATCCTTGAGGCAGAGCTGCCAGGGGTTAAAAAGGACGAAATCAACCTGGAGGTTCATGACGACAGACTGACAATCAGCGTGAAGAAGGATGAAAAGGCAGAGGAAAAGAAGGATAATTACTTAAGAAGGGAAAGAAGAACAAGCTCCATGGTCAGGTCTTTTTCCATTGAGAATATTATCAGCGACAAGATTACGGCAAAGCATGAAAATGGTATTCTCACACTGATACTCCCAAAAAAGGAAGAAACCAAACCCAAGGGAAGGAAAATCGATATTTCATAATTACTGCCCGATGTATGTTGGAAAGACTGCAAGCCCCTTTATCTTCATGATAAGGGGTTTGCAGCTATATAAAGTATACATAGGTTAAGAGAGGTGATAGGCATGAGGTTTTTCAGTAAAAGACTCCTAAAAAGAGGCTATGACAATTATGAAAAATTTATGAATTTTAACTCTGCTTACAGAAGGGATGGTAAATATGATGACCGGAGCAGGGATGGCAGAAGAGTATACAGGACTGTCGCTTTGGTGCTGGTATGCTGCATATTGACAAGTCTTATGGTGGGTGGCGGATTATATATGAAGCTTTCCAACGATATAAAAGAGCTAACCATGCTGTCAGCAAACCAGGCAAAAGCGGATACGGTTATAGGGAATAGAGCGGTAAACCTTGAGAGTGCATTGAAGCTTGCATCAGATAGCGGCTCTTCTGTTACTAATATAGCAAAGAAGGTCGGGCCTTCCATTGTTGGTATAAGAATGCTGACACAAAGCCCGCGAAGCTGGTATTTTGATGATGAAATGGCTCAATCCAAGGCTGAAGGCTCGGGGATTGTAATAACCGCAGATGGATATATAATGACTAACTACCATGTTGTTCAGTATGCTGACCCGAAGAATTCGAGAAGCAAAAATACGACACTGGAAGTATTTTTGGCTGATAAACGGCAAGCAAAGGCAAAATTTATCGGTGGCGATCCCAAAAATGACCTTGCGGTGATAAAAATCGATATGGATAATTTGACGGCGGCAGAACTCGGAGACTCAGCAACCCTTGAGGTCGGCGAGCTGGCAGTTGCAATCGGAAATCCATTAGGCCTTGAGTTCCAGGGTTCAGTAACTGCAGGTGTAATCAGTGCTCTTAACAGAACTGTGAGCGTTGATGACAAAACCTTGAACCTGATCCAGACGGATGCTGCCATAAATCCTGGCAACAGCGGCGGTGCTCTTGTCAATTCAAGAGGGCAGGTTGTTGGAATCAATACAGTGAAAATATCGGTTTCAGGTGTTGAGGGACTTGGATTTGCCATTCCCATCAACGATGCGAAGCCCATTGTCGACCAATTGATGATGTTCGGGTATGTCAAGGGCAGACCGTTTATAGGTATATCAGGAAGAGAAATTACAGATGCAATTGCACGCCAGTATGATCTTCCGGTAGGTATCTACATTCTTGAGGTTACACCTGACAGCGGTGCTGCTAAAGCAGGAATTCAAAAAGGAGATATTCTTGTTTCAATAGCAGGCAAGGATGTACGCACCATGAAAGAGGTGGACAATATCAAGAAGAACTATAAAGCGGGAGACAGTGTAGATGTTACGGTGGTCAGAAATGGCAGTAAGGTGAAGCTTTCGCTAACCTTCTCAGAAGAACGCTAATAACGGACGGCTTCACCAAAAGAAATCCTCTATTACTGCTTTTAATGCACCAGGGGATGAACAAAGCCGGATAATTAGAAAGGCATGTGATAGGAGGGAGGTATGCTTATGGATATGTATTATATAATCCTTGTATTGTCGGCATTTATATTTTCGTTGTTTGCCCAGTTCAAGGTAACAAGTATATTTAGAAAATACAGCGATATGCCCAACAACCGGTATATGACAGGAGCACAGGCCTCTAGAATGCTCCTTGATCGTCACGGTCTTTACGATGTTGGTGTGGAACCTGTCCCAGGAGAGCTGACCGACCATTACGACCCCAGGACCAAGACAGTAAGGCTGTCAGAGAGTGTATATTACAGCACGTCTCTGGCAGCCCTCGGGGTTGCCGCCCATGAAACAGGACATGCAGTCCAGCATGCAGCAGGGTATATGCCGCTGGTACTAAGGAGCAGCCTTGTGCCTGTTGCAAACATAGGCTCGGCAGTGGGACCGTATCTTGCTATGTTTGGACTGATGCTTAACATGCCGTATCTGTTACAGCTCGGGATCATTCTTTTTATTGGAGCTGTAGCCTTTTACCTCATAACGCTTCCGGTTGAGTTCAATGCCAGCAAGAGGGCTATACAAATGCTGAAGGGTGAATATGTATTGAATTATGCTGAAGTACAGCCGGTAAAGATAGTGCTGGGAGCCGCGGCAATGACATATGTTGCATCTGCCGCAGTAGCAATGGCAAACCTTATTAGGCTGGTGCTTCTGGCAGGAAGCCGGGATGAGGAGGCATAAAATATATTGATGCATACAAAATATATATGGTATGGTTCATAAACAAAACGGAAGGAGGTGTACTTCATGCAGTACAAGGATTACTACAGCATCTTAGGACTTGATAAAAATGCTTCCCAGGAGGATATAAAAAAGGCCTACAGGAAGCTTGCAAAAAAATATCACCCTGATACCAATCCCGGAAACAAGCAGGCAGAGGAAAAATTTAAGGATGTCAACGAGGCATACGAGGTCTTGAGTGACCCTGAGAAGAGAAAAAAATACGATAATTTCGGTAATGAATACAATTTCCAGAACGGCTATGATTTTGACCCGTCACAGTTCGGGTTTGGAAAGAATGTGAAGTATGAGTTCAGGACAGGCGGGGGAATGGATCACAGCGACTTCTTCAATATGTTTTTTGGAGGAGGAGGCTTTGGCTTTGACAGCTTTTTTGACCATGCAGGTGTAAATAACAGGAGCAGACGGTCTTCATATCATGGGGAAGATATTGAGGCGGAATTGGAAATCATTCCCGAGGAAGGTTTTCAAGGAGTGGAAAAAAGGATATCTATCAGGGGACAGGGTGGAACAAAAAGCCTTTCGTTTAAAATCCCCAAGGGTGTGAGAGACGGAGAAAGGGTAAGACTTCAAGGGCAAGGAGAGGCAGGCTTTAATGGAGGACAAAACGGAGATTTATTTCTTACCCTCAGGATAAAGCCCAGTGAACGCTTTACTCTTGAGGGTAACGATTTGACAATGACAGTGAATATAATGCCGTGGGATGCTGCCCTGGGCAGCGAAACAGCGGTTGATACCATAGATGGCAGGATTTTAGTAAAGATACCGGCAGGAATACAAACCGACAGCAAAATACGTGTTTCAGGAAAAGGGTATGTGGACAGAACAGGCAGAAGAGGAGATCTATACCTCAAAATACGGATTGTAAACCCAAGCCATCTGACCAACGAAATGAAGGAGCTTTATGAAAAGCTCAGGCAGGCATCAAGGGTCAGGGCTATGTAAAAGAATAGGAGGGAGTAAGCCATGAAT contains:
- a CDS encoding Hsp20/alpha crystallin family protein codes for the protein MSSLIPFERKNNGVQRKNGSLFDLFDMDRVFENFFNDTVFPSHFNNSGQMRVDISENDREYILEAELPGVKKDEINLEVHDDRLTISVKKDEKAEEKKDNYLRRERRTSSMVRSFSIENIISDKITAKHENGILTLILPKKEETKPKGRKIDIS
- a CDS encoding glycosyl transferase, whose translation is MMGRLYISEVLKDDHIFRLTDDTGMLQHSKYSIPDPNHGYTTDDNARALIMALMLYGRYEKKKYLDLVYRYASFILNAQNKEGKFKNFMSYDRKWLEEEGSEDCFGRCLWALGFALFNEYTPKGVKYGLAHILKNAMPHVTSLNSPRAKAYSIIGLSHLEGEDARRLVFEAAQSLCRQYEEYRDGDWKWFENIVAYCNNVLPWSLISAYRATGEKRFLDIAEESLEFLGGVTFKDGYFKPVGCNGWLLKGGHPAEFDEQTVEACEGVLTYLEAYEATGKKKYLHKAKSCHAWYEGVNSKGISLVDSETGGCYDGLTQQGVNLNMGAESLVSYVISYMKISEVNV
- a CDS encoding phosphomannomutase/phosphoglucomutase, with amino-acid sequence MSSINEGIFRQYDIRGIYNEDLTAKDAELIGKAFGTYIKRKGEIEAVVGKDNRKSSPELFNSLVKGLLDTGINVKDIGVVVSPIFYYATHLYNIKSGIMITASHNPAKYNGFKVQYDGRTLYGEELQDIKRMIQEDDFDSGQGKLTVQSPVKDYISMVKEKIKLPGRRLKVVVDCGNGTAGLFAPKLLKELGCEAIPLYCDSNPDFPNHFPDPVKPENLKDLIKAVKANKADLGVGFDGDGDRLGVVDNQGNIIWGDMLMILFWREILPKHPGTPAIVEVKCSETLVDEVKRLGGQPIFYKTGHSLIKAKMKEINAVFTGEMSGHMFFADEYFGYDDAFYACARLLRILSGSSKSLSELLADVPKTYATPEIRVECTEEEKLFYVGKAKTYFKASGNNIIDIDGVRVQFGDGWGLVRASNTGPELIVRCEARTPERLEQIKKEISDSICPLKVA
- a CDS encoding putative ABC transporter permease, yielding MWGGFYDTVIYFMLYAFVGWVVEVAYAAYKEKRFVNRGFLAGPICPIYGFGALLILGLDRFIKSGSMPFYMSIASAVVITTFLEYVTGYVMEKLLDIKAWDYSGEVLNLHGRICLKFSLFWGILAYVQLTVLQPVLSIYVNAAAQPIKQIIAVLLLGMIIIHTAKALVRMDTVRQSIGDFKISAYFHRQKSFKV
- a CDS encoding S1C family serine protease yields the protein MRFFSKRLLKRGYDNYEKFMNFNSAYRRDGKYDDRSRDGRRVYRTVALVLVCCILTSLMVGGGLYMKLSNDIKELTMLSANQAKADTVIGNRAVNLESALKLASDSGSSVTNIAKKVGPSIVGIRMLTQSPRSWYFDDEMAQSKAEGSGIVITADGYIMTNYHVVQYADPKNSRSKNTTLEVFLADKRQAKAKFIGGDPKNDLAVIKIDMDNLTAAELGDSATLEVGELAVAIGNPLGLEFQGSVTAGVISALNRTVSVDDKTLNLIQTDAAINPGNSGGALVNSRGQVVGINTVKISVSGVEGLGFAIPINDAKPIVDQLMMFGYVKGRPFIGISGREITDAIARQYDLPVGIYILEVTPDSGAAKAGIQKGDILVSIAGKDVRTMKEVDNIKKNYKAGDSVDVTVVRNGSKVKLSLTFSEER
- a CDS encoding zinc metallopeptidase, producing MDMYYIILVLSAFIFSLFAQFKVTSIFRKYSDMPNNRYMTGAQASRMLLDRHGLYDVGVEPVPGELTDHYDPRTKTVRLSESVYYSTSLAALGVAAHETGHAVQHAAGYMPLVLRSSLVPVANIGSAVGPYLAMFGLMLNMPYLLQLGIILFIGAVAFYLITLPVEFNASKRAIQMLKGEYVLNYAEVQPVKIVLGAAAMTYVASAAVAMANLIRLVLLAGSRDEEA
- a CDS encoding glycosyltransferase family 4 protein → MVSNRIRNVAFLSTYPSRECGLATFTQDLVRELDNVSLLNKPKVIAVSNNDYSYSDRVIMELWQHDRESYINTAEAINNSNIELLVIEHEYGIFGGEAGEYILDLVDNLQIPFVTTLHTVLPRPSEKQREILELLGEKSAKIITMAKNTKPILEKVYGIDPSKIEVIHHGVPYRILESRDTLKEKQGLSGRSVVSTFGLLSPGKGLEYGIEAIAKVAKEHKDIVYLILGQTHPCVKKESGEEYREKLMELVDRLGIKEHVWFVDKYLSKDEIIHYLQLSDIYMTPYLGKDQAVSGTLAYAVGYGRVIVSTPYSYAKEMLSEGRGLLAEFNDAHSLARHIKYVLKNPEAKKEMERRTLSVGRTMMWGNVANHYTKLFIDTLEEMKLVGSMVV
- a CDS encoding sugar phosphate nucleotidyltransferase; translation: MKALFLAGGLGTRLKPITDDLPKPMVPIMGKPLLERNIENLKKHGVDEIVLSTCYKPHKIEKYFEDGRKLGVKISYISEDVPLGTAGAIKNAQRFFNDTFLVFNADILSDIDISEMIRFHKEKGALATIAVTQVDNPSAYGVIEHDKNGFVTAFKEKPQPHESSSNLINAGVYIFEPQLLDEIPSGRAVSIERETYPLLLQKGFKIAVYNRCSYWLDLGTPEKYLKAHNDILEGNLQIGNHDFNKNLQCISKTAKISHNAKIIGPVYIGDNVEIGSFAVIGPDTALCDDSSVGMGAKVVGSVVWDHVHVGGGASVVNSVVMSNCRVDRNSEEYNTVLTENFSHPIAV
- a CDS encoding co-chaperone GroES — encoded protein: MNIKPLGTRVLLKEIESEETTKSGIVLPSNAKEKPYMAEVVEIGPGEVKDGKEIKMVVKKGDRVLYSKYAGTEVKLDNEKYLLAKQDDILAVIE
- a CDS encoding Hsp20/alpha crystallin family protein; this translates as MFGLVPFERKGRGVQRRNGDYFDIDSIFENFFNDAVLPSFYRNSSQMKVDIRETEREFILEAELAGFCKEDVHIDATEDRLTISVKGKEQKGEAENVYVRKERKALAMERSFAISNIATDKISAKMENGILTVTLPKVEQVQQKTRKIDIK
- the groL gene encoding chaperonin GroEL (60 kDa chaperone family; promotes refolding of misfolded polypeptides especially under stressful conditions; forms two stacked rings of heptamers to form a barrel-shaped 14mer; ends can be capped by GroES; misfolded proteins enter the barrel where they are refolded when GroES binds), with the protein product MAAKIIAFDEKARRSIEAGVNKLADAVKVTLGPKGRNVVLEKKYGSPTITNDGVTIAKEIELEDPYENMGAQLVKEVASKTNDIAGDGTTTATLLAQAIVREGLKNVASGANPIILKKGMEKAVEKAVESIKKNSQKLKGKDDMAFVATISSGDEKIGQLIADAMEKVTAEGVITIEENKASDTIIEVVEGMQFDKGYVSPYMVTDNEKMEALLEDPYILITDKKINNVQDLLPALELVVKNGGKMLLIAEDVEGDALATLVVNKLRGTFTCVAVKAPGFGDRRKEMLRDIAILTGGEVISEEVGMNIKEIKLEWFGKAKSVKVQKENTIIVNGAGNSKAIRDRVESIKKQIELTTSSYDKEKLNERLAKLAGGVAVIRVGAATETEMKEKKYRVEDALNATRAAVEEGIVPGGGTAYINTLPDIKELVNTLHGDEKTGASIILRALEEPLRQIAINAGIDGSVIVEKVKNNDKGIGFDAAKEEYVDMFKAGIVDPVKVTRSALQNAASVAAMILTTESAVAEKPEKKKAPSMPAGDMDY